The genomic segment ATGGATCCAGCAGCAGGTGGAGTTGGCACAGAGGAATCTCTACCAAGATGTGGAGATCCTGTCTTctccgctgctgctggaggaaatgCAACTGGAGTCGGACTATGATCATTTGAAGTATCAGACTCACACCCCAACAGCCACCACCAATGCTTCCCTGTCACTCCCGcctaacatttttcaaatagaTTTCGAGGAAGATTTTTGTTACCTGTTTGAGTAATTCAAAAGAGActcatttttattagaaatagtTTTCGAGCTTTACGACTCATTCATTCAAAGAAATACCTTCACATCAGCTCCATCATCTTTGGGACCAGTACCACCTCCAGCTCCCAACTCTTGCGTCTCCGGGGCCGGCGCTGCCTCCTGCCCCAGCTCCTTTGGCTCCAGCTCCTGCGCCCTCCACACCTTCAGTCTCCGCGCCTCCTGCCCCTGTTAGTGGGTGCTTCCCCTGTGTCCCTCCAGAGCCCTCTTCCTGTGTTCCCTCATCGCCCCCTAGTGCTCCTTTGTTGCCCCCTAGTGCCTCCTCCTCGTTGTCCCCCAGTGGTCTCAGTGCTCCCTTGTCGCCCCCCAGTGGTCTCAGTGCTCCCTCGTCGCCCCCCAGTGCTTCCTCCGAGTCTCCGCCTCCCGAGCTCCACCGTCGCGTCCCAGTGGCCCCAGAGCTCCACCGTCGCCTCCCAGCGGCCCCAGAGCTCCACCGTCGCCTCCCAGCGGCCCCAGAGCTCCACCGTCGCCTCCCAGCGGCCCCAGAGCTCCACCGTCGCCTCCCAGCGGCCCCAGAGCTCCACCGTCGCCTCCCAGTGGCCCCAGAGCTCCACAGTCGCCTCCCAGTGGCCCCAGAGCTCCACCATCGCCTCCTGTGTCACTCCCCACCCcggttgggttgtttttttgttgttttggactcTGTCTCTCCGTCCAGTGCCCCttcgcccacccttgttgtgttttgattttggactgatttttttgggggggggacgTCTTggagccgcccttgaggggggtactgttgtgatctgtgtttttctgtgtgtttattttgagtttctgtgtcttctgagtctccgtgttgttcTGGCTTCCtgttgattgttcccaggtgtgtctcgttcccttaTTACCTcatgtgtatttaatgtcacctgcgtctctgtcgggtccgTATGTGTGTGTACCAGTTTATTTGCGCTTTCCATTCGTTGACCAGAGCTACCAGTGTTGAGCCCTTGTCTTCCgctcagctgtgctgcctggGTTTTGgacttttgatgttttttgtgcCATATTTCTCATCATTAAACTACCATCATTCATCTCATCTGGGTCTACAGcgttctgcctcaccacctcacaccgAAGTTTATGACAGCTTCGGTAAGCTTATGATAGAGATTTCAGAAGTTTTTCTTCACCTTTCCACCGAAACTCTTCTGAGTATCGGTGGAAGCTCTTTTGAGATTTGGTGGAAACTCAAAGGAGGGTTTGATTTAGGGACGGAAGCACCAATTAACCAGAGATGGAAAAAGTGAGAGAAACTCCCTACAGGATGGAGCAGGATGGGAGGTGCTGTAAGGGggactgtaaaaaatattaaagagaaTTCTATGTGTTAAGTTTAACTTCTTTATCTTCTTTCTTCTCTACTTCTCTCTCTAGTCTTATCTCTGAGAATAAATGATTTTGCTATTACTCTGatcttctaaataaataaaagacaaatttgcATTTCTCTGATTGACTCAGTGTTTCactaattatcaaaataatttattacaagACAGAGTCACTGGCATCTCTGAAGCTTCAAGTTGCAGACCCCTAATGAGATCTGGGGAAGCTAAAAGTGCAACCTTATAATTTTAAACTCActattaaagtaaaattgtaaaagcaaaaaatgaaattgttCTAATGGTTTCTGTGCCAGAGCAATACAGGATCCATAGCAGCAGCCATTGCCACTTCTACAGGGACATTGGCCCCTGGTGTCCCTTATCTAGATGGGACACCATGTCACTTTTCAGGGAcctgcacatttacagttttacaaaatcTTATCTGTTTTTGTGACTTAGTTTGGTATGAATCTAACCAGAGTTCTTCACTTAATTACCCAGAACAAGAGAAAAATCCCAAGTTCTGGAATGACTGGGCTCAGCAGACCTTGAAGGATTCATTGGAACAGGATTTCAGTAATAAGAAAGCAAAGAATCTTATCCTCTTCCTCGGAGATGGTAAGCCTCTGATTGTACATTTTGTGTGTTGCAAAAAGTTACAATAGTTTCCTTGACAAAGTTGAATGGAATTTGAAATTGGTGGATctgaattttagaaaaataactaCCAAGCTTCCAGGGTTttgggtgttttctttttttttcgcATCTCTAAAGACTCAAAAATGctcagatgttttaaataagtGGTGGAAAGATTCAAGGATTCAGCTTTGAAGGACGAGGGAGATGTTTTCTACCGGGGTGAAGTGAATCAATAGCAGTGAGCAAAGCTGCTGAGCTTCCATCAAACTGCTGGGCTTCTGTTTATGTAGGGATGCTCTCTGGTTCTACAACAACATTCATCCTTCATTGGGCCTCTGATGTCTCTCCCCTCTGCATTCACAGCATGGCATTCTTGCTTATTGCTACATTCATAATCACATTAGCCCAGTCTTTGAATACCATAGAAAATGTGCATACTTGTTTAACTGGAATATGTCTGTTTGCTTTACACAGGTCAACAGATAATCTGTTCTTCGTGCTGACATTTAACTGAAAGTTTCTTTGTAGACCACAGGatttgtaaaacacacacaacttcaaatatacaaaaaagaCTCTCAGGTCAAGCTGGAGTTTATAGCTACACTTTAGGAAATAGCCATTTGCTTTCTACCATAATCATTTTTAGCATGCTGTAGACAGTTTTTCAGGctaaaaaaatgaacaacaaagtCTCGAAAATGCCCACTTCTTCCAAGCTTAAACACATAGTATGTAAATGAAATATTGTTgggattttgtcttttttctttgttagagACATCTGAACAGACTCCTGCAGATTCCACAGTCTCTAATTCTTTTGCAATACCTTCAGGCAATCCgaatcaaagaaaaatattttgcctgACAGCAGTCAACATGCTctaaaatgtcagtaaaaacaAGATGATGTGTTGCTAACTAAGAATGATGAAACAAGGAGTGGATAGTATGAATGTTTAGGAATCTGTGTTCAGATGCTCCATGTTCCTTAGGCAAAAATCAATCCTAAAAGTCAACCTACTTTTGGTGTTCAGGAATGGGCGTCCCCACGGTGACGGCAGCTCGGATACTGAAGGGTCAGTTGAGTGGAAAAAGCGGCGAAGAGACGCAGCTGGAGATGGACAAGTTCCCATTTGTCTCTTTGGCCAAGGTCAGATTATCATATAATATTGAACAATCAGAGTCAAAACATACCCGCCATTATACCTAGAAAAGGTTTGGTAAGTGAATAGTTTATTAATAAGGGCAAAATCTCCTGCAACCTTTCATAAAAAGAGACAAATTCCAGAACTTTAAACTTAAGAAAACCCTTATGCTTTAAAAACTTCAATCAGAATGCTACATGCATAGTCAGTTAGGCCTCatttaattcttgttttttagtgagttttttccaaacttacatttacataacaaaacataaaatacatgaacAAATTGATGGGTGGTTTACACAtatcaaatgtaaataattcaaattactATACAAGTAATATAGGGGATTCCATTTCAAAGCATCAAAGTTGAAAttatatatagtacagaccaaaagtttggacacaccttttaattcaatgagtttcctttattttcatgactattgacattgtagattcacactgaaggcatcaaaactatggataacacatgtggaaatatgcactaaacaaaaaagtgtaaaacaaccgaaaataccccttattttctagtttcttcaaagtagcaaccttttgctgtgattactgctttgcacacactgcattttcttgatgagcttcaagaggtagtcacctgaaatggttttcacttcataggtgtgccctgtcaggttaataagtgggacttcttgccttataaatagtcatgaaaataaagaaaacccattgaattagaaggtgtgtccaaacttttggtctgtactgtatgttgtaATGCAGTGCAATGCTAGGAAACACTATAAGCACTATATCAACTTAGGGACAACAACAGTAAGGGAATTGACAATAAGCAAAATGTGTCTTTGGATAAACATACTGTTACTTTCAAGATAATTAAcgtgaaacatatttaaaattgtgaaaCATGCAGCTACAGAGTTTGAGAACTCTTAGAATTAACGTTTTATATATCATTTCACCAACTTTGGCAGCACAAACatgatttgattaaatgtgcatttttatgtgaaacatttacCCCCTGTCTGAAGCTAATGTACTTTGTCTTTGCAATGATACCACTACGGGGAAACTATGACACATTTCACTCTGCACATTTATATGAGATGTGACCTGAAACTACATCCTGTTATTCTATGTTGACTAGATGCAACTTATTTGCAATCCTATCACAACCTGATGAGgctaacaaaaaaataatacaactaaattattgacttgtgtttttttgcagacATACAACACTGATGCTCAGGTTCCAGACAGTGCGGGCACAGCCACAGCTTACCTCTGCGGGGTTAAGGCTAATGAGGGCACTGTTGGTGTGAGTGCAGGAGCTGTTCGCTCCCAGTGTAACACCACAAAGGGCAACGAGGTCACCTCCATTCTCAGATGGGCGAAGGATGCAAGTTAGGAGgctttaaatttattataaccctggcatatttttgttttaccatttttttgttttaaatttttatgttgttgaaaTAAGAGAATTCAAATTGCAAGAATGAATCATTGCTGTATATATTATGTTATGTGTGAGCTGAATACTCACTTCAGTGACCTAATTGCTTCAGGCGCTGACTTCAAAGTCTTTGAAGAAAAGCTCTGTGGTCATGCTTTTCAGTTGATGCATTTTCATATTCAGCATTTGAACTTTTGACCTAGATGAGTGAAATCCATTTGACTGAAATAACTGTTTTATGGCgtgctaatttagaaaaagtTGTCAAACTTTTGTTTGTCATTCCTCACCTTTACGTACCtatattaaaagtataaatgACATAGTGCTTTATTAGGACACTCAAAGATATTTTACAGAGTCACCTAGCACTCTCAgtgaagcccagcccgttaactagcaacccaagctgagttctAGCATGTTTGACCATCTGATGTTGCCACTGTAtttgctgtacaatggctgctggaaataCATCTAATGTGGCTTTAGGTGTCCTCAACTGTATTAAAACCTTTTCACTTCATTCTTCCTAGTTGAATCACAACCTATTGCAAATTATTAGGTTCGAAGAGATAAAGTTGagttataaaataatgtaaGTCACCAGTGTCACTGTTCTTCATTCAAAAATTAAACCCTGATTCAGACAGTTCTTTCTGTGTCGACATTGCAGAAAAGTCAGTGGGAATCGTGACAACAACACGCGTGAACCACGCAACGCCGAGTGCCGCCTACGCCCACTGCGTTGACAGAGACTGGTACTCTGACAACGAGATGCCAGCTGAAGCACTGCAGTCCGGCTGCAAGGATATCGCCAGGCAGCTGTTTGAAAACATTCCCTACATTAATGTGAGTCAGAGTTCCAGCAACAACTTTTAATACTTATGAAATACCATTTTTAATTGCAATGCAAACAGTTCTTtataataaagtcaaaatacttTTCTTTGTATTCTTATAAAaagcattattattttaaattgtagcTTTACTAATTgtgtttcaaatacaaaaagctatttaaagactattaaatctaattttccactttttaggTGATTATGGGTGGAGGAAGGAAATATATGTACCCCATAAACATGTCGGATGTAGAATATCCAGATATAACAAAGCATAGCGGCACACGGAAGGACAAAAGAAACCTGGTGGAGGAATGGAAAAGCAAAATGAAGgatgaagtaatttttttatttgttctgctcTTGTTTTCTCACTTCCCcaattacattttcatattttcctgtttaaaatgactgcaatgttaaaagtatttttaatttcaatctTTGAACAGAAGGCCCATTATGTATGGAACAAGGAGCAGCTCAAATCCCTAAATCCAAAAAATGTGGATTACCTGCTGGGTAGGTTTCACTTTCATTATGAGACTCTCATTGAAGTGTAAAGGACAAGTTATTACTCTTTGCATTCGCTGTATGCCTATTATGTGTGTAATAACTTGCTTCTCTTTGTCTGCTGCGACTATTTTTTCAGCTCTTTTTGAACCGTCAGACATGTCTTATGACTTGGACAGGAACAACAATACTGATCCTTCACTGACAGAAATGGTGGAGGTAGCCATCAAGATCCTACAGAATAACCCCAATGGATTTTACCTTCTTGTAGAGGGTATGCACTTGACTCTGTTTGGAGGATCACCTAATCTTTCCTTCTATGAAATCTCAGAACTTTTTCCCTTGTAggaagtatttgttttttagatGATATGATActggttttagaaaaataaataaacctgataAAGAGATAGCCAAACTTGAAAAACGCAGGTTGCTGAATATGCATTGCGGTCCAGAGGCAAACAAAACTGCCAAATTGCTTCCTGCAATTTGGAAAGGAAGGAAGAGTACAATACGTTGGAATGAGAGAGTTGTAAGGGGGTGCTTTACAGTAAGCGTTTTCCAAagctttatttgtgtttttaaaaaaaattcattaaaaatgtctgttacaTACAAGCATTTACTCTAGAggtctggttttgttttcagtttactATAAGCACATACAAACTAGTGGTGGGACTCTGTTAACATCTTAATAGAATTAATTGCAATTTGTTGCCTTCTTCTTAAAAATCATATATTgctaaaataagcaacattctCAATTCAAAGGCCATTTTTGCTGCTAACTTATTAGCAGCAAAAATCCCTTTGAATGATTAACATAATCATATACTTTTAGCCACTAACGGTTGGCTAAAATCAATGATTATGTTAATCATCCCCTTTGAATGATTAACATAATCATTCAAAGGGATTGGGGAATTAAGAATGAACTCTCAGAGTACTACAATACAAtgtaacatttgatttaattaaatacCTGCAACCTGCTTTCcttgtaaaatgtaaatctaTTTGACAGGAGGACGCATTGACCACGGACACCATGAGGGCAAGGCCAAGCAGGCCTTGTATGAAGCTGTAGAAATGGACAGAGCCATCGGGCTTGCAGGTCGCTTGACCAGCATTCATGATACCCTGAGTGTCGTTACTGCAGACCATTCTCACGTTTTCAGCTTTGGAGGCTACACACAGAGAGGAAACACAATATTTGGTATGTAATGGAAAACGTAATACATAAAATGTAGCTGTGAGgttgtattttctttgtaatgGTGGTCAAGCTTTGTCTCATCCATAATGCTGTCTCCACAGGTCTGGCCCCCAAGATAAGTGATGTCGATCACAAGTCTTATACCTCCATTTTGTATGGAAATGGGCCTGGTTACAAACTTGTCAAAGGTGAAAGAGAGAATGCTTCTGTTGCTAAATATGGTAAGTAGAATTTTTGGTTTTGCTCAAGTTTGGGATGTATTTACATCAGCTACATTACATCATAccaattacattacattacatcaAACCAAACCATGATAACGCTGTATATCCCATCTTTACACTGAAGAGATGGTTACATTTGTTGAGCTTGCAGTTGGATGACAATAATTGTGCAGAACTCTGTttgattctttttcttcaaagaaAGTAATTTGAACATGTCTGAAGAAATTAAAGCTGttctcttttaaataaatgtatattagTGCTGACAAAATTCAAAACTATTCTGATTTTGGACTGCAAGGTTTTAAGCAGGAAAGGGCATTCATTCATATCAATAATGGATCCTCACACAGTAGgagcaaaacatttgtttacagcAGCTATGGTGAAGAAATCAGACTAATGAACtgcttgaaacatttttcttttttacctttaaCATCTGtgctttaatatattttttttatgcaacacTTGTATGCctatggattattttttttctttctctctttcatttGATTGCGTTGTGTATGAATTgtgctatttaaataaactccCCCAGGCTTGCCTATTGCAAAATGCAGACCGCAAATGTCCAAATCCTACCCATCAGGGATGGTATCATGAATATTGCCTGCTAGAAACAGTTAATGTTTACTGTAGCAATCCACTAATGTTTAGAGAAGATGTTCAGCAAGGGTCACTCAGagaatcagttaaaaaaataaccgTTAGTGGCTAAAAGTATATAGAAAATAGCATCTTGCACTACCTTAGatctcaaaagtattcacattcttttaaaaggaaatgagacaatggtgaaatattttaagactTCTAGGGCATAGAATGTGTCATAAATCCTATAGAATTGaagatttaaacaaatttatcacaggacaaaaaattaaaaatagtttattataTCAAAAATGATTAACTAAAAGGTGCAAGAACCCGATTGCAAAAAAGCCTGTGTGGTTCTTCTTTAGTTCATATCTATCTGTAAGCAATTATTGTGAATCAGATTAACCTGAGGTAGAGTTGAGCTGTTCATTTGCGTCTTTGACGGTTCTTTAAGTACATCCATAGTTTGAAGAAATGTTACAAAAGATCTAAAGACGACAAACAAATCCAAAGCATATGCTGTACACAATGGCATAGTTAAGGCAGTCACTGATAATGGGAGAAAAGGTAGCATAATAGGAATGTTTCAAAGACTGGACATTTCttcaaaactgagaaaaagtagAAACTGAAGGAGATGCAGGAATTCTGACAACTACTTTTTTCTCCACTAAGGAGAAGCATTGAAAGACAAAAGCATCCAAAGAACATGGGgccaaaagaacaaaatgttctaaaagCATTTTGTCAGAACGTGCTATGACAGTGAAATCAAACCTAAACCTTTGGGCCGTCATGCCAAATGGCATGtttggcacaaaaacaaaagaacacaaGACACCAAAAGAACGCCATATAATGAGTTAaatgtggtggtggcagcatcaggctCTGGAGTTAATATTATTCAGATTATTCTTTGTAACACATTAACTAAAATCTGTTATTTGCGAggagaaattataattataGATGATGACTACACTGTTAACATCAGaaaaagttgacattttatCCAATTACATTTTATCAGCCCGTGTTTTTTGGGGCGGCGCTTTTGATTGCCACTGTATTATTACACATAATGCAGTACTTCACCTTCTCATTGTGTATCTGTCTTGCAGATGAAAAGAACTACCAGGCCCAGGCAGCTGTGCCTCTGAGCTCGGAGACTCATGGA from the Xiphophorus maculatus strain JP 163 A chromosome 20, X_maculatus-5.0-male, whole genome shotgun sequence genome contains:
- the alpl gene encoding alkaline phosphatase, tissue-nonspecific isozyme, translated to MKTSGLLIACSFLISGCMGMPQFPEQEKNPKFWNDWAQQTLKDSLEQDFSNKKAKNLILFLGDGMGVPTVTAARILKGQLSGKSGEETQLEMDKFPFVSLAKTYNTDAQVPDSAGTATAYLCGVKANEGTVGVSAGAVRSQCNTTKGNEVTSILRWAKDAKKSVGIVTTTRVNHATPSAAYAHCVDRDWYSDNEMPAEALQSGCKDIARQLFENIPYINVIMGGGRKYMYPINMSDVEYPDITKHSGTRKDKRNLVEEWKSKMKDEKAHYVWNKEQLKSLNPKNVDYLLALFEPSDMSYDLDRNNNTDPSLTEMVEVAIKILQNNPNGFYLLVEGGRIDHGHHEGKAKQALYEAVEMDRAIGLAGRLTSIHDTLSVVTADHSHVFSFGGYTQRGNTIFGLAPKISDVDHKSYTSILYGNGPGYKLVKGERENASVAKYDEKNYQAQAAVPLSSETHGGEDVAVFAKGPMAHLLHGVQEQNYIPHVMAYAACIGQNKNHCMLKDGAVGLMPMFSSIATILTITLLLC